CATGAAACTCTGTGCCCAAATGCCAGGGGGGGGAGCACTGTATCGGTATATTCAGAAGACTTTTGGTCGGTTGCGTGCGAACCCTATGGCGAGACTCCCCGCCCAGGCGAAAATGGTGAAATGGTTGTTGGAGTCGGGACGGGATATCGTGGGCAAGCGGTTTTTTGAGGTGGGGACAGGGCATGTGCCAATAGCACCAATTGGTTTCTTTTTGTGCGGTGCGGGTTCAGTTATTACGGTTGATCTGCACCGACGGATTGAATGGGGGTTAACGATAGAGTCTTTAAATTGGATTGCTTCAAACCGCAATGAGGTTGCGGGTATTTATCAAGATATCGTGGATGCGGCGCTTTTTAATGAACGACATGCTCTTTTATCATGTCATAAAAATAACCCTTCTGAGTTTTTCAAAGAAGCGCGGATTGAATATTTAGCGCCGATGGATGCTGCCAATACCCGGCTACCGGCAAAAAGCGTGGATTTCCACTTTTCCCTAACCACGTTGGAGCATATTCCACAGGCAATTATCAAAGATATCTTTTTGGAAGCAAAGAGAATCCTGAAGCCGAAAGGACTGGCTGTCCATTTCATTGATTTGAGCGACCACTTTCAGCACCAAGACAAAAGCATAACCAGTATTAATTTTCTGCGGTATTCTGAAAAAGAGTGGGAAAAAATTGCGGGTAATGAGTTTGCATATTGCAATCGCCTGCGAGCAAGTGATTATCTTGCGTTGTTCAAGGAAGCGGGATTTGATATATGCCGTCATGAAGTTCAGGAAGACGAAGATGTGCGGGTAAGCATAAGAGATGGGTTTATGGTTGATGAGAGGTTTCAGGATTACAGTGTTGATGATCTTTGCACTACCGGGCTCAGGGTTGCGTTGAAGAAAAATGGAAAGCCCACTGGCATATGAATACGGTGTCAATAATCATACCTTGCCGGAACGAAGAAAAATATATCGGGCAGTGTCTGGATTCTTTAATATGAAAATTATTTACCTCCACCAATATTTTAACACACCTCAAATGTTCGGTGGTACACGTTCCTATGAAATGGCCCGTCGTTTTGTTGCGGCTGGCCATGAAGTGCATATGATTACATCAAGTCGGGAGAGAAACAATAATGCTTCCGGGTGTCTGGAAGAGATTATTGATGGAATTCACGTTCACTGGTTGTCAGTGTCATATTCAAACAAAATGGATTTTAAGGCACGCATTTTAGCTTTTTTAAAGTTTGCTGTTGCCTCGGGTGTAAAAGCATACAAAGTGGGCGGTGATGTAATATTTGCCACCAGCACTCCTTTAACCATTGCATTGCCGGCCGTGTACGCCGCCAGACGATTGAAAAAACCTATGGTTTTCGAGGTGAGGGATCTGTGGCCTGAGTTGCCTATTGCGGTGGGGGCGCTTAAAAATCCTTTTTTGAAAAAAGCTGCAAAATGGCTTGAACGGTTTGCATATCAGAATTCAGCAGAAATTATAGCACTCTCCCCCGGTATGAAGGATGGTATTATTCGAACCGGATACCCGGCCGAGCATGTCCATGTGATACCTAATAGTTGCGACCTTAAGCTTTTCCAGGTTCCGCTTGAGTCTGGAATTGCCTTCCGTAAACGATTCCCATTAATAAATGATCGGCCTCTGGTGATATATGCAGGTACTTTTGGCCGGATCAACGGTGTTGGATACATAGTCAGATTAGCGGCGGAAAT
This genomic stretch from Desulfobacterales bacterium harbors:
- a CDS encoding methyltransferase domain-containing protein; this translates as MRWQTKAKIMKLCAQMPGGGALYRYIQKTFGRLRANPMARLPAQAKMVKWLLESGRDIVGKRFFEVGTGHVPIAPIGFFLCGAGSVITVDLHRRIEWGLTIESLNWIASNRNEVAGIYQDIVDAALFNERHALLSCHKNNPSEFFKEARIEYLAPMDAANTRLPAKSVDFHFSLTTLEHIPQAIIKDIFLEAKRILKPKGLAVHFIDLSDHFQHQDKSITSINFLRYSEKEWEKIAGNEFAYCNRLRASDYLALFKEAGFDICRHEVQEDEDVRVSIRDGFMVDERFQDYSVDDLCTTGLRVALKKNGKPTGI
- a CDS encoding glycosyltransferase family 4 protein → MESPLAYEYGVNNHTLPERRKIYRAVSGFFNMKIIYLHQYFNTPQMFGGTRSYEMARRFVAAGHEVHMITSSRERNNNASGCLEEIIDGIHVHWLSVSYSNKMDFKARILAFLKFAVASGVKAYKVGGDVIFATSTPLTIALPAVYAARRLKKPMVFEVRDLWPELPIAVGALKNPFLKKAAKWLERFAYQNSAEIIALSPGMKDGIIRTGYPAEHVHVIPNSCDLKLFQVPLESGIAFRKRFPLINDRPLVIYAGTFGRINGVGYIVRLAAEMQKLSPETCFLVIGDGYEFEMVANFARDLGVLDQNFFMMSQLSKAEMPALFSAATITISTVIDLPQMGSNSANKFFDSLAAGRPVAINYEGWQAEILRKSGAGIVLPANDIYKAARRLKQAISDKDWCSRAATEALKLARTQFDRDHLAKKLEAVLVSAVSNFKK